Proteins encoded in a region of the Paenibacillus pedocola genome:
- a CDS encoding LysE family translocator: MSILLAMCFFSLSMSISPGPVNMMILTSGVTYGFKRSLILVTGATVGFAFLLSAVGLGISGFLAQAPVFYEVLRYAGTGYMIYMGYQIMISRPEIEVKDEQLPRYRHGFLMQWLNPKAWIACLSGVTSFGLNDSLSLLIIFVSIYFFICYLSLAAWALLGSKLQFLTKVKNGMRVFNLVMGGSLIIVAVYLLFSHF; this comes from the coding sequence ATGTCGATTTTGCTTGCTATGTGCTTTTTTTCATTATCCATGTCTATTTCTCCAGGCCCGGTGAACATGATGATTCTTACATCAGGAGTCACTTATGGCTTCAAGCGCTCCTTAATTTTAGTAACCGGGGCAACCGTCGGATTTGCGTTCTTGCTGTCAGCTGTGGGATTAGGAATATCCGGTTTTCTAGCACAAGCCCCTGTATTCTACGAAGTACTAAGGTACGCGGGAACAGGATATATGATTTATATGGGCTATCAAATTATGATTTCGCGTCCGGAAATCGAAGTCAAGGATGAACAGCTGCCGCGTTATCGTCATGGCTTTCTGATGCAATGGCTTAATCCCAAGGCTTGGATTGCCTGTCTTTCCGGTGTAACCTCCTTTGGTCTAAACGATTCACTTTCATTGCTTATTATCTTTGTAAGTATTTATTTTTTCATTTGTTATCTTTCACTCGCCGCCTGGGCCCTGTTAGGCTCCAAGCTGCAATTTCTCACGAAAGTAAAGAACGGTATGAGGGTGTTTAACCTTGTAATGGGCGGCTCATTAATTATTGTAGCTGTGTATCTATTATTTTCGCATTTCTAG
- a CDS encoding LysR family transcriptional regulator → MLELYQLKTFIKIAQTGNLTEAAAQLNTSQPAVSAHLKSLEKEVGFSLFQRTSKGMTISEKGSQLLVEAQNILSSIGNFQHKANELKANSTEHIRIGLNTEGQILRVKKLIMYISENLPQVELHFMDIKSEDFVRDLTSSRINAGFYYGNIAHPSIHSIKLHSYRMIVVYPNSWDVPENGLSLEYFADKPWIWTTQNCPFYKQSIDYFLEQNIIPQRIMYVDDESLIGNLVQQEIGCSLLAEPIAMRFAEDNRLKIWKGIDLHIDLHYGYTKDTNSEPVLLEISSIVDRIWKES, encoded by the coding sequence ATGTTGGAGCTGTATCAATTGAAAACTTTTATAAAAATAGCTCAAACAGGCAACCTAACCGAGGCGGCAGCCCAGTTAAATACAAGTCAGCCGGCAGTCAGTGCCCACCTCAAATCTTTGGAGAAGGAAGTAGGCTTCTCTCTCTTTCAGCGAACGTCCAAAGGGATGACAATCAGTGAAAAAGGCTCACAGCTGTTAGTAGAAGCGCAAAATATACTCTCTTCTATCGGTAACTTTCAACATAAGGCGAATGAGTTAAAGGCAAATTCAACCGAGCACATTCGAATCGGGTTGAATACTGAGGGGCAGATTCTTCGCGTAAAGAAATTGATTATGTACATTTCGGAAAACCTGCCGCAGGTGGAACTGCATTTTATGGATATAAAAAGTGAAGATTTCGTCCGGGATCTGACCAGTTCCAGGATTAACGCAGGTTTTTACTATGGAAATATCGCCCATCCCTCCATTCACTCCATCAAACTCCACTCCTACAGAATGATTGTGGTATATCCCAACAGCTGGGATGTGCCGGAAAATGGGTTGTCTCTTGAATATTTTGCGGATAAGCCGTGGATCTGGACAACACAAAACTGCCCCTTCTACAAACAGTCCATCGACTATTTCCTGGAGCAGAATATCATTCCACAGAGGATTATGTATGTAGATGATGAATCGCTGATAGGGAATCTGGTTCAACAGGAAATCGGTTGTTCATTGCTGGCAGAGCCAATAGCCATGCGGTTTGCAGAAGACAATAGGCTGAAGATATGGAAGGGCATTGATCTCCATATTGATCTGCACTATGGATACACAAAGGATACCAATAGTGAACCGGTCCTGCTTGAGATAAGCTCAATAGTGGATAGAATCTGGAAGGAGTCCTGA